One Hordeum vulgare subsp. vulgare chromosome 4H, MorexV3_pseudomolecules_assembly, whole genome shotgun sequence DNA window includes the following coding sequences:
- the LOC123446966 gene encoding type IV inositol polyphosphate 5-phosphatase 7-like: protein MRDETPTKNRLSWSKTIVRKWFNIKTKAKDFHSDYGVEEVGMQWRTSFSERDVCKTKKSRTERLPRKNSDRDCRAGNGIDRAYITNTQDYRVFAGTWNVGGRSPSSHLNLEDWLNTSPAADIYVIGFQEIVPLNAGNVLLTEDNGPAKKWVSLVRKTLNNLDLQGPAAYNYHTPSPAPEPIAELNVDFERSSRRQKNSSFFHRRSFQSLGRSSRIDMMDPHSLVDRRFSVCDRISFGSRPSDVDTSMRCGGSSDDENMDEESPGGTFFSPMPCGYGAPLCTDDNNRRLVNSNRYCLVASKQMVGVFLMVWVRNDIREHVKNLKVSCVGRGLMGYLGNKGSISISMSVHQTSFCFVCTHLTSGQKDGDELRRNADVVEILRKTRFPHAHGARDEKSPEAILDHDRIIWLGDLNYRIALSYRSVKALVEMHNWKQLLEKDQLRIEQRFGRVFAGWKEGRIYFPPTYKYSYNSDRYAGDDMHPNEKRRTPAWCDRILWYGRGLNQLCYVRGESRFSDHRPVYSIFTAEVKLPSQAQFGSFTRSSSLMGVDELPYPTYPRSYTDINFY from the exons ATGAGAGATGAGACTCCAACCAAGAACAGG CTGTCCTGGTCCAAGACCATTGTTAGGAAGTGGTTCAACATCAAAACAAAAGCCAAGGACTTCCATTCGGATTATGGAGTCGAAGAAG TGGGGATGCAGTGGAGGACCAGCTTCTCAGAGAGAGATGTGTGCAAGACCAAGAAGAGCAGAACAG AGAGGCTGCCCAGGAAGAACTCGGATCGAGATTGTCGAGCAGGAAACGGAATCGACCGCGCCTACATCACAAACACGCAGGACTACAG GGTGTTTGCTGGTACATGGAATGTGGGAGGGAGGTCACCATCCAGTCATCTGAATCTGGAGGACTGGCTCAATACTTCTCCTGCTGCTGATATATACGTCATTGG GTTtcaggaaattgttcctttgaatGCCGGCAACGTCCTGTTGACCGAAGACAATGGTCCAGCGAAGAAGTGGGTTTCACTTGTGAGGAAAACCCTGAATAATCTGGATCTCCAGGGCCCCGCCGCGTACAACTACCACACCCCGTCGCCGGCTCCGGAACCTATCGCGGAGCTTAATGTTGATTTCGAGAGATCGTCGAGAAGGCAAAAGAACTCTTCATTCTTCCATCGACGTTCATTTCAGTCCTTGGGTCGAAGCTCAAGAATTGACATGATGGATCCTCATTCCTTAGTGGACCGACGGTTCAGTGTTTGTGACCGGATTAGCTTTGGGAGCAGGCCAAGCGATGTTGACACCAGTATGAGGTGTGGTGGGTCATCTGATGATGAGAATATGGACGAGGAATCACCTGGTGGCACCTTCTTCTCACCAATGCCATGTGGATATGGTGCTCCACTATGCACAGATGACAATAACAGACGGTTGGTAAACTCTAA CAGGTATTGCTTAGTTGCTAGCAAGCAAATGGTTGGAGTTTTCCTCATGGTATGGGTGCGGAATGACATCAGAGAGCATGTGAAGAACTTGAAGGTGTCATGTGTTGGTAGAGGCTTGATGGGATATCTTGGAAATAAG GGATCGATATCAATCAGTATGTCTGTGCATCAGACAAGCTTCTGCTTTGTTTGCACACACTTAACATCAGGTCAGAAGGATGGCGATGAACTTAGAAGAAATGCGGACGTGGTGGAAATATTGAGAAAAACCAGATTCCCACATGCTCATGGTGCACGCGACGAGAAGTCGCCAGAGGCAATTCTTGACCATGA TCGTATAATATGGCTCGGGGATCTGAATTACCGGATAGCTCTTTCCTATCGCTCCGTGAAGGCTTTGGTTGAGATGCACAACTGGAAACAATTGCTGGAAAAAGATCAG CTTCGTATAGAGCAAAGGTTTGGTCGGGTATTCGCGGGTTGGAAAGAAGGGAGAATTTATTTTCCACCCACGTACAAGTACTCATACAACTCCGACAGATACGCAGGCGACGATATGCATCCGAATGAGAAGAGGAGGACGCCCGCATG GTGCGATCGGATTTTATGGTACGGCAGAGGCCTAAACCAACTATGTTACGTCCGCGGCGAGTCTAGGTTCTCGGACCACAGACCCGTATACAGCATTTTCACGGCGGAGGTGAAGCTGCCGAGCCAGGCCCAATTCGGCAGCTTCACTCGTTCCAGCTCCCTAATGGGGGTGGATGAGCTGCCATACCCAACTTATCCACGCAGTTACACAGATATCAACTTTTACTGA